One window of Dyadobacter sandarakinus genomic DNA carries:
- a CDS encoding radical SAM protein — MRLVSHPVLCNYYVTYRCNASCSFCDIWEKPSPYITVENLKQNLRDLKKLGVKVIDFTGGEPLLHRELPALLQEAKAQGMITTVTSNGLLYPKNAEKLSGLIDMLHFSLDSPDRDEHDQSRGVKCFDKVMESIEVARALGERPDIIFTVFENNIEQIEQLWRDVCLPNNLVLILNPVFEYNQVGSALSKESLDKLAWWARQKNIYLNEAFIQLRIDGGNHVDNPVCKAASTTIVISPENKLILPCYHLGMKDFAIDGDLFNLYHSDEVQKLVALEGKLPACEGCAINCYMQPSFAVEVNKYWWKALPSTIKYNRMKGTWKQMVRF; from the coding sequence ATGCGTCTGGTTTCCCACCCGGTACTTTGCAATTACTACGTTACGTACCGTTGTAATGCTTCATGCAGCTTCTGCGACATTTGGGAAAAACCTTCGCCCTACATTACGGTAGAAAATCTGAAACAGAACCTCCGGGACCTGAAAAAGCTCGGGGTAAAAGTCATTGACTTTACCGGTGGCGAGCCGCTGCTGCACCGGGAGCTCCCTGCATTGCTGCAAGAAGCCAAAGCCCAGGGAATGATCACTACGGTAACCAGCAATGGTCTGCTATACCCGAAGAATGCGGAAAAGCTCAGCGGGTTGATAGATATGCTGCATTTTTCGCTCGACTCTCCTGACCGCGATGAGCATGATCAGTCGCGCGGGGTAAAATGCTTCGATAAAGTCATGGAGTCGATTGAGGTGGCCCGTGCATTGGGTGAGCGTCCTGACATCATTTTCACTGTTTTTGAAAATAATATAGAACAAATCGAGCAGCTCTGGCGGGATGTATGTCTGCCTAATAATCTTGTGCTGATTCTTAATCCTGTTTTTGAATACAATCAGGTGGGATCCGCTCTCTCCAAAGAGTCACTGGACAAGCTGGCATGGTGGGCCCGCCAAAAAAACATTTACCTCAACGAAGCATTCATTCAGCTCCGGATTGACGGCGGCAATCATGTTGATAATCCGGTATGTAAAGCTGCCAGCACAACCATTGTAATTTCTCCAGAAAACAAGTTGATCCTGCCTTGTTATCATCTGGGCATGAAGGATTTTGCGATTGATGGCGACCTCTTTAACCTGTACCACTCCGACGAAGTACAAAAGCTGGTGGCGCTCGAAGGAAAGCTGCCGGCATGTGAAGGTTGTGCGATCAATTGCTATATGCAGCCCTCATTTGCAGTAGAGGTAAACAAATACTGGTGGAAAGCACTGCCGAGCACAATCAAATACAACCGGATGAAAGGCACCTGGAAACAAATGGTGCGATTCTAG
- a CDS encoding HNH endonuclease, translating to MGKVLVLNQDYSALSVCTVPKAFLLVYMNKAEMLAESPGEHLRTVNDRYPMPVVIRLHRYIHIPYRGVVMTRQNLFKRDGNRCQYCGTHDNLTLDHVIPKSRGGKTTWDNLATACKRCNSRKGDHTPEEIGMPLRQRPFRPSFLMFIRDFSGLADDIWLPYLGSKERTY from the coding sequence ATGGGTAAGGTACTTGTTCTTAATCAAGATTATAGTGCGTTAAGTGTTTGCACAGTTCCAAAAGCATTTTTGTTAGTATACATGAACAAAGCTGAAATGCTGGCCGAATCTCCGGGCGAGCATCTCAGGACAGTTAACGACCGCTACCCGATGCCTGTGGTCATACGCTTGCACCGCTACATACATATTCCATACAGGGGCGTGGTGATGACCAGGCAAAACCTCTTCAAGCGGGACGGAAACCGGTGTCAGTATTGCGGAACTCACGACAATCTTACCCTCGACCACGTTATCCCGAAATCCCGGGGCGGCAAAACAACCTGGGACAATCTCGCAACTGCCTGCAAACGCTGCAATTCGAGAAAAGGCGACCATACTCCCGAAGAAATTGGAATGCCTCTCCGCCAACGTCCTTTCCGGCCCTCTTTCCTCATGTTCATCAGAGATTTTTCAGGATTGGCTGATGATATCTGGCTACCCTACCTGGGATCAAAGGAAAGAACCTACTAA
- the nrfD gene encoding NrfD/PsrC family molybdoenzyme membrane anchor subunit, translated as MHVTSPVREPLIQGGKTYADVTEDICRHVEGAPTKEWKIAFGISLIVLAYGTVCLAWTWWEGLGVWGLNKTVGWAWDITNFVWWVGIGHAGTLISAILLLFRQKWRTSINRAAEAMTIFAVLCAASFILMHMGRPWLAYWALPLPNAFGSLWVNFNSPLVWDVFAISTYFSVSLVFWYIGLIPDLATIRDRATSKVSRFMYGTFAMGWDGSAKTWARYEYISLILAGLSTPLVLSVHTIVSMDFATSVIPGWHTTIFPPYFVAGAIFSGFAMVQNLMLITRVVYRLEDYITLEHIETMNKVITLTGSVVGVAYITEFFIAWYGGVEYEYYAFFNRMTGPYWWAYWAMMTCNVISPQLFWSRTLRRSITFTFFISVVVNIGMWFERFVIIVTSLHRDYIPSSWTMFSPTRYDIGDYIFSFGLFFTLFLLFSKYLPVINMAEVKAVLRSTSAQLPGKIAGVAKVRQRGTAEPAYNKDKE; from the coding sequence ATGCATGTTACTTCACCTGTAAGAGAACCCCTGATTCAAGGCGGGAAAACGTACGCAGACGTAACGGAAGATATTTGTCGCCACGTTGAAGGAGCGCCGACCAAGGAGTGGAAGATCGCATTTGGTATTTCCCTGATTGTTCTGGCGTATGGTACAGTATGCCTTGCCTGGACCTGGTGGGAAGGACTTGGCGTGTGGGGATTGAACAAGACAGTAGGCTGGGCGTGGGACATTACCAACTTCGTATGGTGGGTAGGTATTGGTCACGCAGGTACATTGATCTCAGCGATTTTGTTGCTTTTCCGTCAGAAATGGAGAACGTCTATCAACCGTGCAGCGGAAGCGATGACGATCTTTGCGGTTCTTTGTGCTGCGTCTTTCATTCTGATGCACATGGGCCGTCCATGGTTGGCATATTGGGCTTTGCCACTTCCAAACGCATTCGGATCACTTTGGGTGAACTTCAACTCACCGCTGGTATGGGACGTTTTTGCGATCAGTACTTACTTCTCTGTTTCATTAGTGTTCTGGTACATTGGTCTTATTCCTGACCTTGCCACAATCCGCGACAGAGCAACCAGCAAAGTTTCACGCTTCATGTACGGCACTTTTGCTATGGGCTGGGATGGTTCAGCTAAAACATGGGCACGTTACGAATATATCAGCTTAATTCTTGCTGGCTTATCAACACCGCTCGTACTTTCCGTTCACACAATTGTTAGTATGGACTTTGCAACGTCCGTTATTCCGGGATGGCATACTACAATCTTCCCACCTTACTTTGTTGCAGGAGCGATTTTCTCGGGTTTTGCGATGGTACAAAACCTGATGCTGATTACTAGGGTAGTTTACCGGTTGGAAGACTATATCACACTGGAGCACATTGAAACCATGAACAAGGTAATTACCCTGACCGGTTCGGTAGTAGGTGTTGCCTATATCACTGAGTTCTTCATTGCATGGTATGGTGGTGTTGAATACGAATATTATGCATTCTTCAATCGTATGACCGGTCCTTACTGGTGGGCATACTGGGCTATGATGACCTGTAACGTAATATCTCCACAGCTGTTCTGGTCAAGAACACTGCGCAGAAGTATCACTTTTACGTTCTTCATTTCAGTAGTGGTAAATATTGGGATGTGGTTTGAACGCTTTGTAATTATTGTGACGTCACTGCACCGCGACTACATTCCTTCAAGCTGGACGATGTTTTCTCCAACCAGGTATGACATTGGTGATTACATATTCTCATTCGGGCTTTTCTTTACACTCTTCCTGTTATTCTCGAAATATCTGCCGGTTATAAACATGGCCGAGGTAAAAGCCGTACTGCGCTCAACTTCTGCCCAGCTTCCGGGAAAAATTGCTGGTGTAGCGAAAGTACGTCAGCGTGGAACAGCTGAGCCGGCGTATAATAAGGATAAAGAATAG
- a CDS encoding TAT-variant-translocated molybdopterin oxidoreductase — MENTDKRYWRGLEELRNDEKFVKDASSEFGSEPIGEKYESLIDGAGSHRRDFLKVLGFGMAAVSLAACETPVKKAIPYVNKPEGEFPTIANWYASTYSEGGEYASILVKTREGRPVKIEGNSLSKVSAGTGARVQASLLGLYDNEKLRGPKKGEDTKVSWETVDKEITAQLGQIAAKGGAIRILSSTILSPSTKAVIADFTAKYPTTTHVVYDANSSAAILKANELSFGKAVFPSYDFSKAKVIIGIDADFLGTWVAPDGYAKAYAATRRVSSEAGGKKDMSRHYQFESGLSVTGSNADYRVAVKPSQIGLVAAALYNKVAAKLGGTSISAAALQIPDLDKAAAELVAAKSQALVVSGINDPAVQVVINALNGLLGSYGTTINLDKPVNFRQGNDIAMNQFIDDVKGGKVSALFLLGANPVYDHPRGAELVSALPRVTLSVSFSERADETSSLLKYICPAPHFLESWGDAEPVAGSYSLIQPAISRIFTTRQSQESLLKWAGLPTDFHAYVRSYWRKNVFPQSGAGDFEKFWIKSLHDGVFDINTTAIANGATFAGDLTGAASAISKNYKASSSGIELMLYENVGIGTGSTANNPWLQELPDPITKACWDNYACISQKTATDLGLSQGDVVKVDLKGKLVEVPVVIQPGQANGTVAIAVGYGREKAGKSANGVGKNVFPFATSTGGYISFNPGEVTVTKTGDTREIAQTQTHSTVMNRKSVLQETILSHFQKDPMAGRFKPEIQTAEGPVDATDLSLWNGHKYKNHSWGMVIDLNTCFGCGSCVVSCQAENNIPVVGRQEVINSREMHWIRIDRYYSSDADAEDLRGLEIASENPEVTFQPMLCQHCNNAPCETVCPVLATTHSSEGLNQMTYNRCVGTRYCANNCPYKVRRFNWFKYFDNDNFDYHFNNDLGKMVINPDVTVRSRGVIEKCSMCVQRIQEAKLTAKKERRRIVDGEVNVACASACPTDAITFGDMNDPESRVSKLLEVEREGRAFHMLEEINTRPQLAYLSKIRNKEAGVAKAGAEKEHA; from the coding sequence ATGGAAAATACTGATAAAAGATACTGGCGGGGACTTGAAGAGCTGCGGAATGATGAGAAGTTTGTAAAGGATGCAAGTTCTGAGTTCGGTAGCGAGCCGATCGGTGAGAAATATGAGAGTTTAATAGATGGAGCAGGTAGTCACCGACGTGATTTCCTGAAAGTACTTGGTTTCGGTATGGCAGCTGTATCTCTGGCAGCCTGCGAAACTCCGGTAAAGAAGGCAATTCCTTATGTAAATAAACCAGAAGGAGAATTTCCAACCATTGCAAACTGGTATGCTTCTACCTATTCAGAAGGTGGAGAATATGCCAGTATTCTGGTTAAAACAAGAGAAGGCCGCCCGGTTAAGATAGAAGGTAACTCCCTGTCGAAAGTATCTGCAGGAACGGGTGCGAGGGTACAGGCGTCACTGCTTGGCCTGTACGACAATGAAAAACTAAGAGGACCGAAAAAGGGTGAAGATACCAAGGTATCCTGGGAAACGGTTGATAAAGAAATTACCGCGCAACTCGGACAGATCGCTGCAAAAGGCGGAGCAATCAGAATTTTGTCATCAACAATTCTCAGCCCGTCAACCAAAGCCGTTATAGCTGATTTTACTGCAAAATACCCAACTACGACACACGTAGTATACGATGCAAATTCCTCAGCCGCAATCCTGAAGGCCAATGAGCTTTCCTTCGGTAAGGCTGTTTTTCCTTCGTACGATTTCAGCAAAGCGAAAGTAATAATAGGGATTGATGCTGACTTTTTGGGTACCTGGGTGGCGCCGGATGGTTATGCCAAAGCTTACGCAGCAACCCGCCGGGTGAGCAGCGAAGCAGGTGGTAAGAAAGATATGTCGCGGCATTACCAGTTTGAATCGGGTTTGTCCGTGACGGGTAGTAATGCAGATTATCGTGTAGCAGTTAAGCCTTCCCAGATCGGTTTGGTAGCCGCTGCGCTTTACAATAAAGTAGCCGCCAAATTAGGTGGTACTTCAATCAGTGCTGCGGCACTGCAAATCCCTGACCTGGACAAAGCTGCTGCCGAATTGGTTGCTGCAAAAAGCCAGGCATTGGTAGTAAGCGGCATTAATGATCCGGCTGTACAGGTTGTGATCAACGCATTGAATGGTTTGCTCGGCAGTTATGGCACAACCATTAATCTAGACAAGCCTGTAAATTTCCGTCAGGGAAATGACATCGCGATGAATCAGTTTATCGACGATGTGAAAGGTGGAAAGGTCAGCGCATTATTCCTGCTTGGTGCGAACCCTGTTTATGATCACCCCCGTGGTGCTGAGTTGGTATCTGCATTGCCGAGAGTTACTCTTAGTGTTTCTTTCAGTGAGCGGGCCGACGAAACTTCATCTCTGTTGAAATACATCTGTCCTGCGCCTCATTTTCTTGAATCTTGGGGAGATGCAGAACCAGTTGCCGGATCTTACAGTCTTATACAGCCTGCAATCAGCCGCATATTCACGACCCGTCAATCTCAGGAGAGCTTATTGAAATGGGCTGGCTTGCCAACCGATTTCCATGCATATGTGCGTTCGTACTGGAGAAAGAATGTGTTCCCGCAATCAGGCGCTGGTGATTTCGAGAAATTCTGGATCAAATCACTTCATGACGGGGTATTTGATATAAATACTACTGCTATTGCAAATGGCGCCACGTTTGCCGGTGACCTTACAGGCGCAGCATCAGCTATTTCTAAAAACTACAAGGCATCTTCATCCGGAATCGAGTTGATGCTGTATGAGAATGTTGGTATAGGTACAGGTTCAACAGCAAACAACCCTTGGTTGCAGGAACTTCCTGATCCGATTACAAAAGCTTGCTGGGACAATTACGCTTGTATTTCCCAGAAAACGGCAACTGATCTTGGCCTGTCACAAGGTGATGTAGTTAAAGTTGACCTGAAAGGTAAATTGGTTGAAGTACCTGTTGTTATCCAGCCAGGCCAGGCAAACGGAACAGTAGCGATTGCCGTAGGATACGGTCGTGAAAAAGCAGGAAAATCTGCAAATGGTGTAGGTAAGAATGTATTTCCATTTGCTACATCAACCGGTGGGTACATTTCATTTAACCCGGGAGAAGTTACCGTAACCAAGACGGGCGATACACGTGAAATCGCTCAGACGCAGACGCACAGTACTGTAATGAATCGTAAGTCGGTTCTGCAGGAAACCATCCTTTCTCATTTCCAGAAAGATCCGATGGCCGGTAGGTTCAAACCGGAAATCCAGACTGCTGAAGGTCCGGTAGATGCTACCGACCTGTCGTTGTGGAATGGTCATAAATATAAAAACCATTCATGGGGAATGGTCATTGATCTCAATACCTGCTTTGGTTGCGGATCATGCGTAGTAAGCTGTCAAGCTGAAAACAACATTCCGGTAGTAGGTCGCCAGGAAGTGATTAACAGTCGTGAGATGCACTGGATCAGGATTGACCGCTATTACAGCAGCGATGCTGATGCCGAAGATCTTCGCGGATTGGAAATTGCATCGGAAAATCCGGAAGTTACATTCCAGCCAATGCTGTGCCAGCATTGTAACAACGCTCCGTGCGAGACGGTTTGTCCAGTTTTGGCAACAACCCACAGCTCAGAAGGATTGAACCAAATGACCTACAATCGTTGCGTAGGTACGCGTTATTGCGCAAACAACTGTCCTTACAAAGTACGTCGTTTCAATTGGTTCAAATATTTTGATAATGATAACTTCGATTATCATTTCAATAATGATTTGGGTAAAATGGTGATTAACCCTGATGTAACGGTACGTTCACGTGGAGTAATTGAAAAATGCTCAATGTGCGTACAGAGAATTCAGGAAGCCAAGCTGACAGCGAAAAAAGAAAGAAGACGTATTGTGGATGGTGAGGTAAATGTGGCTTGTGCTTCTGCATGTCCAACTGATGCTATTACGTTTGGCGACATGAACGATCCTGAAAGCAGGGTTTCCAAGTTGCTTGAAGTAGAGCGCGAAGGCCGTGCATTCCACATGCTCGAGGAAATTAACACTCGTCCGCAGCTGGCATATCTTAGCAAGATCCGTAACAAGGAAGCGGGAGTTGCTAAGGCAGGTGCAGAGAAGGAACACGCTTGA
- the smpB gene encoding SsrA-binding protein SmpB → MSEKIVKKVDIRNRRASFEYFFLEEFTTGIVLTGTEIKSIRQGKVNFQDAYCLFMDDELYVRSLHISPYTEGTHYNHDPMRDRKLLITKRERRKLQEKLKDQGLTIIPVRMFTSDRGFAKLHIALAKGKKLYDKRETIKERDVKRETDRVNY, encoded by the coding sequence ATGTCTGAAAAAATAGTCAAAAAAGTAGATATCCGTAACCGCAGGGCTTCCTTCGAGTACTTTTTTCTGGAAGAATTTACCACAGGCATTGTGCTGACCGGCACGGAGATCAAATCTATCAGGCAGGGTAAAGTTAACTTTCAGGATGCATATTGCCTTTTCATGGATGATGAGCTATATGTTCGCAGCCTGCACATTTCCCCATATACCGAAGGTACGCACTACAACCACGACCCAATGCGTGACAGAAAGCTGCTGATCACCAAACGCGAGCGGAGAAAACTGCAGGAGAAGCTGAAAGACCAGGGATTGACGATCATCCCGGTTCGCATGTTCACCAGCGACCGTGGTTTTGCCAAGTTGCACATTGCATTGGCGAAAGGGAAAAAATTGTACGACAAGCGGGAAACGATCAAAGAACGGGATGTAAAAAGAGAAACGGACCGGGTAAATTACTGA
- a CDS encoding nuclear transport factor 2 family protein, whose product MNYLFTILTILFLVSSPDLHAQNAETDIRHVVDKLFDGMRRGDSSMVSNVFAAGATLQSISADKPGQAALHAESVDAFIKAVGTPHAKQWDERIYNVKLLTDGPMAVVWAPYKFYLGGTFSHCGVNVFTLLQNGNQWKITGITDTRRKDNCQ is encoded by the coding sequence ATGAACTACCTTTTTACAATCCTGACAATCCTTTTTCTGGTATCTTCTCCTGATCTCCACGCCCAAAATGCGGAGACTGACATACGACATGTCGTAGACAAACTCTTTGACGGCATGCGCAGGGGCGATTCATCCATGGTAAGCAATGTATTTGCAGCAGGCGCTACCCTGCAAAGCATTTCTGCAGATAAACCAGGACAGGCAGCCCTGCATGCCGAGTCGGTAGACGCATTTATAAAAGCGGTGGGAACGCCGCATGCAAAGCAATGGGATGAGCGCATTTACAACGTAAAGCTACTTACAGACGGACCTATGGCTGTGGTGTGGGCACCTTACAAATTCTATCTTGGAGGAACATTCTCACATTGCGGTGTTAATGTATTTACACTTTTACAAAACGGAAACCAATGGAAGATAACCGGCATTACGGACACCCGGCGCAAAGACAATTGCCAATGA
- the rpsA gene encoding 30S ribosomal protein S1 produces the protein MSKENQNQVFPDFDWDKAEDKGFGTGYSSSDRRNLEQMYETTLSPVQEKEVVKGVVVGITDREVILNIGFKSDGIVSFNEFRDLPGMKIGDEVEVYVENQEDAQGQLVLSRKKAKVITAWDNIQKSFDEDVVIDANVKRRTKGGLIVDIFGIEAFLPGSQIDVKPIRDFDIFVGKRMEVKVVKINYANDNVVVSHKVLIEKDLEAQRQQILNNLEKGQVLEGVIKNMTNFGVFIDLGGVDGLLHITDISWGRINHPSDLLALDQKLNVVVLDFDEEKKRISLGLKQLQSHPWDSLDEEIQVGSKVTGRIVNVADYGAFLEIKPGVEGLIHVSEMSWSQHLRNPQEFMTVGDEINAVVLTLDRQERKMSLGIKQLTEDPWTQASLKEKYAVGTRHKGVVRNLTNFGLFIELEEGIDGLVHVSDLSWTKKIKHPSDFVKVSDELEVVVLELDAENRRLALGHKQLEENPWDTFETIFEVGSVHKSTIVAKGDKFATLELPYGIEGVSAIKNLTKEDGTVAEVGESLDFTVLEFLKDEKKIVLSHSKVKSAPVEEKKEDKSPRSGNKAPADTTPKEAEKSTFGDLSVLSALKEQMEESEKKGKK, from the coding sequence ATGTCAAAGGAAAACCAAAATCAAGTATTTCCCGATTTCGATTGGGATAAGGCAGAAGACAAAGGTTTCGGTACAGGGTATTCATCCTCCGATCGCCGGAACCTTGAACAAATGTATGAGACAACCCTTTCCCCTGTTCAGGAAAAAGAGGTTGTAAAAGGTGTTGTTGTGGGAATAACAGACCGTGAAGTAATCCTGAACATCGGTTTCAAATCCGACGGTATCGTTTCATTCAACGAATTCCGCGATTTGCCGGGAATGAAAATCGGGGATGAAGTGGAAGTTTACGTGGAAAACCAGGAGGATGCACAAGGTCAGCTGGTATTGTCCCGTAAAAAAGCGAAAGTAATTACTGCATGGGATAACATTCAGAAATCGTTTGATGAGGATGTTGTGATCGATGCTAATGTCAAAAGAAGGACCAAAGGTGGTCTTATCGTTGATATATTCGGAATCGAGGCGTTCTTGCCAGGTTCTCAGATCGACGTTAAACCGATCCGTGATTTCGACATTTTCGTTGGAAAACGCATGGAGGTTAAAGTCGTTAAGATCAACTACGCAAATGATAACGTGGTTGTATCTCACAAAGTCCTGATCGAAAAAGATCTGGAAGCACAACGTCAGCAAATCCTGAACAACCTTGAAAAAGGTCAGGTACTCGAAGGTGTGATCAAGAACATGACCAACTTTGGTGTGTTCATCGACCTTGGTGGTGTTGACGGACTTCTTCACATTACAGATATTTCGTGGGGCCGTATCAACCATCCGTCCGACCTGCTGGCTTTGGATCAGAAACTCAATGTGGTTGTATTGGATTTCGACGAAGAGAAAAAACGTATCTCTCTCGGCTTGAAACAACTTCAGTCGCATCCATGGGATTCACTGGACGAAGAAATCCAGGTTGGATCGAAAGTTACAGGACGTATCGTCAATGTGGCTGATTATGGTGCATTCCTTGAAATCAAACCAGGTGTTGAAGGTCTGATCCACGTGTCTGAAATGTCTTGGTCACAGCATCTGCGCAATCCGCAGGAGTTTATGACAGTAGGTGATGAAATCAATGCAGTAGTATTGACGCTGGATCGTCAGGAACGCAAAATGTCCTTGGGCATCAAGCAGCTTACCGAGGATCCTTGGACTCAGGCTTCCCTGAAAGAGAAATATGCAGTAGGAACCCGTCACAAAGGTGTTGTACGTAACCTTACCAATTTTGGCTTGTTCATCGAGCTGGAAGAAGGTATTGATGGCTTAGTACACGTTTCTGACCTTTCCTGGACGAAAAAGATCAAGCATCCTTCCGATTTCGTGAAAGTAAGCGATGAACTGGAAGTGGTTGTTCTTGAACTTGACGCTGAAAACCGTCGTCTGGCTTTGGGTCACAAACAGCTTGAAGAAAATCCATGGGATACTTTCGAAACAATTTTTGAAGTAGGCTCAGTACATAAATCTACCATCGTTGCCAAAGGTGATAAGTTTGCAACGCTTGAACTTCCTTACGGAATCGAGGGTGTATCTGCAATCAAAAACCTGACAAAAGAAGATGGTACAGTTGCAGAAGTAGGTGAAAGCCTTGATTTCACAGTTCTTGAATTTCTGAAAGACGAGAAGAAAATTGTTCTTTCACACTCAAAAGTGAAGTCTGCTCCTGTAGAAGAGAAAAAAGAGGATAAATCTCCAAGAAGTGGTAACAAAGCACCTGCTGATACCACACCGAAAGAAGCAGAAAAATCAACTTTCGGAGATCTGAGTGTTCTTTCTGCATTGAAGGAACAAATGGAGGAAAGCGAGAAAAAAGGAAAAAAGTAA
- a CDS encoding c-type cytochrome — protein MDFRFFSFPNLSKTLLSFLIAALLVVPNLVSAQDSTAAAGAPAAGGGDAAKGETIFKNNCAQCHSVTDERVVGPGLKGASSRHDFAWLTKWVRNSQAVIASGDPYAVKIYNEYSKAQMTSFPNLSEDDIKSIFAYVDNASSAAPAAAAGGAAAPAAAAAGSAQGGAPSDMFILVLVALVVVMLLVLGVLLVIVSLLSKAVTGETVEPVRGDFASRLGASLKKMAGDPAIRSATIWIFLLLVIKATIDGAYSVGVQQGYAPKQPISFSHKLHAGEYKIDCNYCHTGVNRGKSAHIPSANICMNCHGVIKKESPEIQKIYTSIENNQPIEWVRVHNLPDLAYFNHAQHVNVGGLECQNCHGEVEKMEVIQQRSSLTMGWCIDCHRKTEVNTKDNKYYDKLVQLHAEGSKEALKVADIGGLECSKCHY, from the coding sequence ATGGACTTCAGATTTTTTTCCTTCCCAAATCTCTCCAAAACGCTTCTGTCTTTTCTAATTGCGGCTCTGCTAGTTGTACCAAATCTAGTTTCAGCTCAGGACAGTACAGCAGCGGCAGGTGCTCCTGCAGCGGGTGGCGGGGATGCTGCAAAGGGGGAAACAATCTTTAAAAACAACTGTGCGCAATGCCACTCAGTAACAGATGAGCGTGTAGTAGGCCCTGGTCTGAAGGGAGCCAGCTCACGTCATGATTTTGCGTGGCTTACCAAATGGGTACGTAACTCGCAGGCTGTCATAGCATCAGGCGATCCTTATGCCGTTAAGATTTACAATGAGTACTCAAAAGCTCAGATGACAAGCTTTCCCAACTTGTCGGAAGATGATATCAAAAGCATTTTTGCGTATGTAGACAATGCATCCAGCGCGGCTCCTGCAGCGGCAGCTGGTGGTGCAGCGGCTCCTGCTGCAGCGGCAGCGGGTTCTGCGCAAGGCGGTGCACCTTCGGACATGTTCATTCTTGTGCTGGTTGCACTTGTGGTTGTCATGTTGCTGGTTCTTGGCGTATTGCTGGTAATTGTTTCCTTGTTGTCCAAGGCTGTTACAGGGGAGACGGTTGAGCCGGTTAGAGGTGATTTTGCCAGTCGTCTTGGTGCATCTTTAAAGAAAATGGCTGGCGACCCGGCTATCCGGTCAGCTACGATCTGGATTTTCCTTCTGCTTGTTATTAAAGCTACGATTGACGGTGCTTACAGTGTTGGTGTTCAGCAGGGTTATGCACCAAAGCAGCCAATTTCCTTCTCACATAAGCTACACGCAGGAGAATACAAGATTGATTGTAATTACTGCCACACCGGTGTAAACAGGGGTAAGTCTGCTCACATTCCTTCGGCAAACATCTGTATGAATTGCCACGGTGTGATCAAGAAGGAATCACCTGAAATCCAGAAGATTTATACTTCTATCGAGAACAACCAGCCTATTGAATGGGTGCGTGTACACAACCTGCCTGACCTGGCTTACTTCAACCACGCTCAGCACGTGAATGTAGGTGGTCTGGAATGTCAGAACTGCCACGGTGAGGTTGAAAAAATGGAAGTAATACAACAACGTTCATCATTGACGATGGGATGGTGTATAGACTGTCACCGCAAGACGGAGGTTAATACAAAGGACAACAAGTACTATGACAAGCTGGTGCAGTTGCATGCTGAGGGAAGCAAGGAAGCTTTGAAAGTAGCTGATATTGGTGGTTTGGAATGTTCAAAATGCCACTATTAA
- a CDS encoding DUF3341 domain-containing protein, with product MAELSGKYLVGVYDDDDTVLHAVPKLRKAGVKIKEVYSPFPIHGMDEALGHPRTRIGIAAFMFGVTGCCCALALMIWTMGIDWPMIIGGKDPISIPNYIPITFELTVLFTAFGMVTTFFVSNGLGPGTHAHPRFDERSTDNKFVMAIELGRNSMTVDEITRALRDSGAEEVNVKQF from the coding sequence ATGGCAGAGTTATCTGGTAAATATTTGGTCGGGGTTTACGACGACGATGATACTGTTCTTCATGCAGTGCCAAAGCTGCGGAAGGCCGGAGTTAAGATCAAAGAAGTTTATTCACCCTTTCCGATTCACGGAATGGATGAAGCCCTTGGGCATCCCAGAACAAGAATCGGTATTGCCGCCTTTATGTTTGGTGTTACAGGCTGCTGCTGCGCATTGGCATTGATGATCTGGACTATGGGTATTGACTGGCCGATGATTATTGGTGGTAAAGATCCTATTTCGATCCCAAACTACATTCCTATTACCTTTGAGCTTACGGTACTATTCACAGCATTTGGAATGGTAACTACCTTTTTTGTATCTAATGGACTCGGACCCGGTACGCATGCTCACCCAAGGTTTGATGAGCGTTCTACTGATAACAAGTTTGTGATGGCAATTGAGCTTGGTCGCAATTCTATGACGGTTGACGAGATTACCCGGGCTTTGAGAGACAGCGGCGCAGAAGAAGTCAATGTTAAGCAATTTTAA